The nucleotide window CTGGTGGACGGCCTGATAATAATAAAGGGTGGAATCGACCATCTTCACCCCGTCCTTCCACACGGCTATGTCCATCATGTCCCCGCGTGGTCGGCCCAGATCCTTGGCCAGCTCCATTATCTGCCCAGTGTTCTTGACGCCATCCTTTCCGGATACGAGCCTGACCCGCGGTGAGGAATCCCATAGGTCCAGCACCTCACTTTCACCAGCCTTCTCCTTAAGGTCCACCACGATACAGTGCAAGTGCATGAGCGTGGTCGGTGTCATCACGGCCATGGTCTGTATGTCCAATCCGTGCATCACGGTCTTGACGTCCGGTCCATGATGGGTCGGCAATTTGAGCGACGGTTCGATGGCGTTCAGCGCCGACCCCTTCTTGTCCGCAGGATCAGCACCGCGCCGGATGAGGGAGGCGAACACCTTCTGAATGCCGAAGGTCTGCTGAAGCGGGAACAGGGTGCGGACCAGGCCGGTGGTGTTGCAGGAGACCACCCTGGCCGAGGACGCTCCCCACGCCTCGTGGTAATTGGCCAGGGCGTTGAACGAGACGCCGGTCAGCGCGTGCCCCTCTCCCCCCTGGAATATGCTCTTGACCCCGACCTTGTCGTAAAGTATCTTATTTTTCTCGCCGACACCACCTGGGGTGCAGTCCACAATGACGTCCACCTTTGGAAGAAGGTCATCCAGTGTGCCCTGGACCTTCACACCCGCCTTCTCGAAGTTATCCACATCCTCATTGCGGGCGGCGTAGAGGGGGTGACCCTCGCGAATGGCGGTGGATGACTCGTATGACGGTCTTGTCTTTGTTACCCCCATGATCTCCATGTCGTCCTGCTTGTTGACCGCCCAAGCCACTCTCTTGCCGATGGTTCCGTAACCGTTGATGCCGACCTTGACCTTCATACAATTCCTCCGCTACGATTTCTTGATAGCCACCCTCTATTATCATAATTTTGGTTTGACGAGAGGAATGGTCGATGAAAAAACGGCCATGGGGATTGAACAATAAAAAAAGGAATTGATAAGGGGTTTACGGTGACCATTCGCCATTACTCCTTGGCTCTGGCATCCGCCTTGGCATCGGCCAAGGCCAAGGCTTTGGCGTCCTCTTTCGATTTTAACCTGTTATAGGTCCTGGCGATCATTATTATGGCGATAACGGCGATGATGGTTATGATGATGGCATAGATCAACAGTCCTATCG belongs to Methanomassiliicoccales archaeon and includes:
- a CDS encoding DUF5654 family protein, whose product is MTSFKLEVIDKIAALMTAAFGLIAALAWNAAISKLMEDWLGTGGDQTIGLLIYAIIITIIAVIAIIMIARTYNRLKSKEDAKALALADAKADARAKE
- a CDS encoding type II glyceraldehyde-3-phosphate dehydrogenase yields the protein MKVKVGINGYGTIGKRVAWAVNKQDDMEIMGVTKTRPSYESSTAIREGHPLYAARNEDVDNFEKAGVKVQGTLDDLLPKVDVIVDCTPGGVGEKNKILYDKVGVKSIFQGGEGHALTGVSFNALANYHEAWGASSARVVSCNTTGLVRTLFPLQQTFGIQKVFASLIRRGADPADKKGSALNAIEPSLKLPTHHGPDVKTVMHGLDIQTMAVMTPTTLMHLHCIVVDLKEKAGESEVLDLWDSSPRVRLVSGKDGVKNTGQIMELAKDLGRPRGDMMDIAVWKDGVKMVDSTLYYYQAVHQ